Below is a genomic region from Ancylomarina subtilis.
AGAAGTCGAACGATCCACATTTCCGTTGTATCCATAAGTCGCACGCAGAGCTAATCGATCTACCCACGACACATCCTTCATAAAATTCTCTTTCGAGATTTGCCAACCCCCACCTATCGACCAAAAAGGTGAATATCGATAAGAGGGATCATCGGTAATTAAATTTGAAGCATCTGTTCGGGCACTTCCCGATAGGGTATATTTATCGTTATATGTATAGGCTGCATTAAAATAAGCTGACACATATTTATCGGTATTATACCCAAATTCATGAACCTTGTTTTTGTATATGGTTGTTTTGTATCCATACCAATTGTAAATGGCCAGGTTACTATTTGTATAACTACCTAAACCGTTGGGTAAAGTCCCTACGGTTAGTTTATCATCATCATAACCGTAAACTCTTGGCTCAGTAAAAGTTTTAGTTACTCTTTTGTTGAGCTCCATACCCGCTATGGCATTGAAAGAATGTTTCCCAAAAGTCCGGTCAAAATTTAATTGATTTCTAAAGGTTAAACTTCCGATTTCACTCCTATTCTGATCCAGATAATTACCATTTGGAATATTTGGGGTTAACTTATTATCTGCCCGATTCCACTGAGTGTAATAATTAATTTCCGATCTGACAGCATAAGTGCCCTCTCCCAAAATGTTTTTATTTGAGCTATTAAAGCTCTCATATTGAATTTGAGAATTAAATTTCAAGCCCTCAAAAGGCTTAAAAACCAAGGCTCCCTGAAATCTTGTTTGAATTTCCTTATTTGTATAATCTGTATTCTCCATTTCTGTAATGGGATTGTAAGACAAATCGGAGTAAGGAAAACTCTCTTTCGGCCAATATCGGTCAAAATTTGGCATATACATTCCTTTGTAAACAGGAAGTCGATTCCCCGATTCATCCAACAACATCTCATATGGAGCAATACTTTTGATATCTGCCAAGGACGCATTATTGGAAGATTGTTTGTATCCATACATCCCACTAAAACTAAAATCCAGCCATTCAAAAATCTGGGCAGAATTTCGATAGTTAATTAAAACCCTCTTATTTTCCTTCCCCTTTAAATAGGACTGATTGCCTTCATACATAATTGAAAGGCTATTATTAAACTTCTCAGATCCAGAGGAAATTTGCAAATTGTGCTGATGAATAAAAGGATTTTTCATCAAATGATCTTCTATCTGTTTTTGATTGTTCTGGGAGGCATACTTAGTAAGTCTGGCATCAAGTTCTTCATCCGACAAATAACCCAGATTATGCTCATTCAAAGCAACTCTACCTGGTGTTAAAGAAGACATAATTGACATTTCCTGATCTATCATTTTGTGAGAACCAGCGCCCCATTTACCAAAAGACATTTTCTCATAAGCAACAACATCTTCAGAAGAAGCTCTATCCAGCAGATAACTGAGATCAGGCTTAGAAGAAAATTTGACAAAAGAATTAACAGATACTTTTAATTCGCCTTTTTTCAGGTTCTTCCCGCTTTTTGTTGTCACTACAATGACTCCATTCGCAGAACGGGCTCCCCAAATTGAAGCCGCCGAAGCATCTTTTAGAACAGTTACACTTTCCACGTCATTGGGATTGATAGAAGAGAAATCGCCTTCAATGGCAAAACCATCTACCACAATTAAAGGTTTCGAGTTTGCAAACAAACTACTTTTACCACGAATTTCAAAAGTTGGATTTCCTTCATCATCAAATGTCGCCTGAACCCCAGATACATTACCTATCAACCGAGAGCCTATGTTGGTACTCGGTTTATCAATTTGATCTTTGGATACCAAATTAAAACTACCTGTTGCCCGCTCTTTAGAAATTGTCTGGTA
It encodes:
- a CDS encoding SusC/RagA family TonB-linked outer membrane protein, producing the protein MKKLGKWRCLSPTISKIARIMKISVLLILACSMQLSASVMGQQVSIESGRMSVRDVFKEFKVQTGTFFMYSEDEIDSDLTVDVDFLNVSLEDALEEICNQASLQYEIVDDYVLITKKPIVIEKEVKQEEKEVKGTVTDADGNTLPGVSVVVKGTTSGVATDIDGKYSIKIEGDNAVLVFSFVGMVSQELTYTGQKVINVTLEEDAAIIGEVVVTGYQTISKERATGSFNLVSKDQIDKPSTNIGSRLIGNVSGVQATFDDEGNPTFEIRGKSSLFANSKPLIVVDGFAIEGDFSSINPNDVESVTVLKDASAASIWGARSANGVIVVTTKSGKNLKKGELKVSVNSFVKFSSKPDLSYLLDRASSEDVVAYEKMSFGKWGAGSHKMIDQEMSIMSSLTPGRVALNEHNLGYLSDEELDARLTKYASQNNQKQIEDHLMKNPFIHQHNLQISSGSEKFNNSLSIMYEGNQSYLKGKENKRVLINYRNSAQIFEWLDFSFSGMYGYKQSSNNASLADIKSIAPYEMLLDESGNRLPVYKGMYMPNFDRYWPKESFPYSDLSYNPITEMENTDYTNKEIQTRFQGALVFKPFEGLKFNSQIQYESFNSSNKNILGEGTYAVRSEINYYTQWNRADNKLTPNIPNGNYLDQNRSEIGSLTFRNQLNFDRTFGKHSFNAIAGMELNKRVTKTFTEPRVYGYDDDKLTVGTLPNGLGSYTNSNLAIYNWYGYKTTIYKNKVHEFGYNTDKYVSAYFNAAYTYNDKYTLSGSARTDASNLITDDPSYRYSPFWSIGGGWQISKENFMKDVSWVDRLALRATYGYNGNVDRSTSFLPLISMYPNNNTYTNEPYARISSYGNPTLRWEKTGTLDLGIDYSLFRGKLFGKVDVYHKSAKDLVASVSIPAVNGVVSQKMNAADMINKGIEIEVGTRLPIANKVDFYGNFNVSYNHNKVTKLYRDKFHHNDLLPMRAGETTAFVEGENANTIFGSHYAGLHNMGTDAKPNMQPQISGKDGTLYGFGTWPADDVMNYAYSQGTTVAPWVMGLSFGFKIHDFDISCIMTGKFGHVFRRTSYNYNALVPNSRFSEVLNADADKMMPLPQNDTESRYYFWDRFWRSFSYLTESANHVRMQEVNLTYNLPSKFLKKTGLESVRIYSQVNNVFSIYANKYNEDPEYPLGSYKPEPEFTFGINVDF